A single genomic interval of Juglans regia cultivar Chandler chromosome 1, Walnut 2.0, whole genome shotgun sequence harbors:
- the LOC108996690 gene encoding zinc finger protein NUTCRACKER, translating to MLERMAEEELPNGFVQNTIAEPNPTVAKKKRSLPGTPDPEAEVIALSPKTLMATNRFLCEICGKGFQRDQNLQLHRRGHNLPWKLKQRSVKEPRKRVYVCPEKTCVHHHPSRALGDLTGIKKHFCRKHGEKKWKCEKCSKRYAVQSDWKAHSKTCGTREYKCDCGTIFSRRDSFITHRAFCDALAEETARMNAVSNMNNAVAGNINHHFMGIPLGPNMAQHLPSIFKPNVGSDDIINPTTRGLSLWMGQGSQGGHEVMSTSNLQGIHQLGPCSGAMFADPFVSCSNPPPSEYHLNLVFGTKLSSSSPEELSSTTSLPLSDVKETGTQLLSVPSLYSTQHQSHQTPSANMSATALLQKAAQIGATSTEPSFLGNFRLKFNADSQVQYGNKLCGLYGSNTLVTNLGNNAEKSGGDLSQIHPAKRRRTQNEDGAGRQTRDFLGVGVQPICHPSSINGWISS from the exons ATGCTAGAAAGGATGGCTGAAGAAGAACTTCCAAATGGTTTTGTCCAAAACACAATTGCTGAACCCAATCCTACTGTcgcaaagaagaagagaagccTCCCTGGCACCCCAG ATCCTGAAGCTGAAGTCATCGCTTTATCGCCGAAGACCCTTATGGCCACCAACAGATTCTTGTGCGAAATTTGCGGGAAGGGTTTTCAAAGGGATCAAAATTTGCAACTCCACCGGCGGGGACATAACCTTCCATGGAAGCTGAAGCAAAGGTCCGTCAAAGAACCAAGGAAGCGAGTTTATGTGTGCCCTGAAAAGACCTGCGTCCACCACCACCCTTCTAGGGCTCTTGGAGACCTAACCGGTATAAAGAAGCACTTTTGTCGAAAACACGGCGAGAAGAAGTGGAAATGTGAGAAGTGCTCAAAGCGGTACGCTGTGCAGTCAGATTGGAAAGCGCACTCCAAGACTTGTGGCACTAGAGAATATAAATGCGACTGTGGGACTATATTTTCACG GCGAGATAGCTTCATAACTCATAGGGCCTTCTGTGACGCCTTGGCCGAAGAAACAGCAAGAATGAATGCAGTATCCAACATGAACAACGCAGTGGCCGGCAATATCAACCACCATTTCATGGGAATACCACTAGGCCCTAACATGGCACAGCATTTGCCCTCTATTTTCAAGCCAAACGTAGGCAGTGATGACATAATTAATCCGACGACGCGGGGACTATCCCTGTGGATGGGCCAAGGATCCCAAGGCGGCCACGAAGTAATGAGCACCAGCAATCTCCAAGGGATTCATCAACTTGGACCGTGTTCAGGGGCGATGTTTGCAGATCCATTCGTGTCGTGCTCGAATCCTCCACCATCAGAATATCATCTAAATTTGGTGTTCGGAACTAAGCTTTCTTCTAGTTCCCCCGAAGAGCTATCAAGCACTACTTCACTTCCGCTAAGCGACGTGAAGGAGACTGGAACTCAGCTTTTAAGTGTTCCTTCCTTGTACAGCACCCAACACCAGTCCCATCAAACACCTTCAGCAAATATGTCGGCTACGGCTTTATTGCAGAAAGCTGCTCAAATTGGTGCTACTTCAACTGAGCCGTCATTCCTTGGGAACTTTCGGTTGAAGTTCAATGCAGACAGTCAAGTTCAATATGGTAACAAGTTGTGTGGACTGTATGGCTCAAACACATTAGTTACTAATCTCGGGAACAATGCAGAAAAATCGGGAGGGGATCTGTCGCAGATACACCCTGCGAAACGCCGGCGCACGCAGAATGAAGATGGTGCTGGAAGGCAAACTAGGGACTTTCTGGGTGTGGGTGTACAACCCATCTGCCACCCTTCATCAATCAATGGATGGATTTCGTCATAA